Below is a genomic region from Petrotoga sp. 9PW.55.5.1.
TAGCAAGAGCTTTTCCAAATGTGAGTTTGGGTGCGCCGTGGTGGTTTAATGACAGCCCATTTGGAATGGAAATGTATCTGAAATATATAGCTACAGTTGATTTATTAAGCGATTTAGCAGGTTGGGTAACAGATTCTAGGAAACTTATATCTTATGGTTCGAGAACTGAAATGTTTAGAAGGGAGTTATCTAACGTAGTTGGAGAAATGGTTGAAAAAGGTCAAATACCAATTCGAGAGGCGTTTGATTTGGTAAGAGAAATTTGTTACGAAAGGCCAAAGAAATTATTTTTTGAAAATATTTAAAATTTTCTGATAAAATACCTAATAACCGTCAATGAATTTGGAGGAAAGAAAAGATGAAAAAAGCGTCCTTGTCTTCTTTGAAAGTAAATAATGCCTTATTGATTTTTGAATCATTAAGAAATAACGGACCCATGAGCCGAGCGAATATTGCTAGAGAAACTCATCTTATGCCTTCAACTGTGAGTTATATAACTAGCTTACTTTTAGAAAAAAGGGTTTTAAAAGAAAAGGGAAGTGAAGAAGTATCCAGAGTCGGTAAAAAAGGAGTTTTGCTAGATATTAACTACGAAGATTTTTTATTTCTTGGCTATGATGTAGGCTCTGCCTACTCTAGGGTAATTGTTTCAAATGGGAAAGGAGATATACAGTATTCTAAAAGGTTTGAATCGAAGAAGAATGATTCATTATTGAAGCAAATTTATGAAAATATTCAAACCGTTAATAAAAAATTTAATATAAAAGGTATAGGTATGGCTTTCCCTGGCTATGTGAATCCAGAAAAAGGGATGGTTGTTAGAGCCCATAATTTAGATATTTCAAACTTTGATGTAAAAAAAGTAATGAAAAAAGAATTTAATCTTCCTGCCTATGTTGATCATAATACTATAATGATGGCAAGAAATTTAATTTCTAATAATTCTCACAAAGAAAAAGATTTTTGTATTATTAATATTGGTCCTGGAATTGGTGTAGGTATAGTTAATGATGGGAAAATATTGAGAGGTTATAGTAATGCGGCTGGAGAGTTGGGACATATAACTATTAACTCCGATGGAAGGAAATGTAATTGTGGGAAAAAAGGTTGTTTAGAAACAGAAAGCTCAAGTAAAGCTATAGTGAAAACTTATGAAGAGTTATCTGGAGAAAATTTAAATTGTGAAGGAAATTGTGATTCAAGTATTGTGTATAAACTAGCAGAAGACGGCAATAAAAAAGCTATAAAAGCTTTTGAAAGAGCAGGGTACTATTTGGGGATAGGAATTGCTTCGTTAGTAAATATTTTAAATCCAGAAAAAGTTTATATTGCCGGGGGAGTATCTTATGGTTGGAAATACTTAAAAAGTTCTGTTGAAAAGAGTTATAAAGAAAATATATTTTATGCGAACAAGGATGTAAAATTAGAACTACCATCCATCGGTGAATATATAACGGCTTTAGGAGCTTCAACCTTTGCTTTTGAAAAATATATAAAAGAAGAGTTAATTTCGAGAAAGTTGTGAGTGAGGAGGCTAATAGAAATGTTTACTAAATTACCAAAAAAATGTGTTTCTCTAGGATTAGGTGACAGAATAGGTTTGGCAACTGGTGGCCATGGAAAAGTCGCTAAGAAGTATGATTTCTTTCCAGTTTTTGCCCAACAAAGTATAAGAGAGTTAAATTTTACAGGAAGAACTTTCCCTGATGTAAGAAAAGATGTCTTAAATGCTCTTGTTGATATAAACTACGTTGGAAATAGTGGATTTGATGGTGATCATTTAAAAAGCGACAAAGAGATTCAATATGCCTTAGATTCTGGGATAACTATGTTAACTCTGGATTGTTCAGAATATATGAATAGAGAGTCTTCTCTAAAAGAACGAATATTAGACTTGTTTTACAACAAGTCATTTTTTGTTGATGATATGCCTGTTGAATTTTACAATAAAGAAGAGATAGAAAAGATTGTTTCCACTTACTCTGGAGTAATAGAAAGGGCCATAAGTGTTTGGAATGATTTCTCCAAAGTTAATAAAAAAGAGGTTTCTTTTGAGATTTCTATTGATGAAACCGATATTCCCTCTGATGAGAAAACACATTTTCTAATTTCCAAATGTTTGTATGATGAGGGAATTACGATAGATACCCTAGCTCCTAGATTTCCAGGAGAGTTTCAAAAAGGAATAGATTATATAGGAGATGTTGAAGTATTCAAAAAATCTTTGAAAAGACATTATAAAATTGCTAAGTATTTCGGTTATAGGCTTTCAGTACATTCTGGTAGTGACAAGTTTTCTATTTATCCATATATAGGAGAAATCACTCAAGGGAACTATCATCTAAAAACATCGGGAACAAGTTATCTTGAAGCGGTTAAACTCGTAGCTGAAAAAGATCAAGAATTTTTTAAAAAGATTTGGAAAACTTGTCTTGAAAAAAGAGAAGAAATGGATAGATATTATCATCTCTCTTGTGATCCTTTGTCAGTACCAACAGATTTAAAACCGAGTGAATATTTAAATAACCCTAATGCTAGGCAAACCCTACATGTTTCTTATATGTTTGTGTTGAATCCTGAATACGATTTTAGAAATAAATTCTACGAAATCTTGACTAATTATCAATCTGAGTATCAGGAACATGTATCAAATCACATTGAAAAACATGTTAAAGAGTTGAAAATCGAAAAAAACAAGGAATAATCTATATAAGCGTCTCAGGAATTTCCCTAAAAGGTTCAACTATTATAGTTTCATAGTTTTTATAAAGCCACATTCCTGGTTTAGCCCCTTTAGGTTTCCAGACGTTTTTTCTTTTTGTGTAATCAACTGCGACGTTAGAAGACATTTTTGCTTTAGAGAAAGTTGCAGCTAACTTTGCTGCATACTCTATAACATCTTGCGGGATTTCTTTACCTGCACTTTTTACAATCGTATGAGAACCAGGAATATTATGGGTATGTAGCCAAATATCTTCTTGGGCTGCAATTTTTGTTATTTCATCATTTTGTTTGTTATTTTTTCCTACTAATATATCAAAACCTTGATAATTATATTTTCTATAAGTTGATTTTTCTTTTCTTTCTCTTTTATTCTTTTTGTTTTCACTAATTAGCCCTATTTCTTTCATTTCTTCTTTTATTTCTAATAAAGTTGGGATATCTTCA
It encodes:
- a CDS encoding tagaturonate epimerase family protein, which codes for MFTKLPKKCVSLGLGDRIGLATGGHGKVAKKYDFFPVFAQQSIRELNFTGRTFPDVRKDVLNALVDINYVGNSGFDGDHLKSDKEIQYALDSGITMLTLDCSEYMNRESSLKERILDLFYNKSFFVDDMPVEFYNKEEIEKIVSTYSGVIERAISVWNDFSKVNKKEVSFEISIDETDIPSDEKTHFLISKCLYDEGITIDTLAPRFPGEFQKGIDYIGDVEVFKKSLKRHYKIAKYFGYRLSVHSGSDKFSIYPYIGEITQGNYHLKTSGTSYLEAVKLVAEKDQEFFKKIWKTCLEKREEMDRYYHLSCDPLSVPTDLKPSEYLNNPNARQTLHVSYMFVLNPEYDFRNKFYEILTNYQSEYQEHVSNHIEKHVKELKIEKNKE
- a CDS encoding ROK family protein, coding for MKKASLSSLKVNNALLIFESLRNNGPMSRANIARETHLMPSTVSYITSLLLEKRVLKEKGSEEVSRVGKKGVLLDINYEDFLFLGYDVGSAYSRVIVSNGKGDIQYSKRFESKKNDSLLKQIYENIQTVNKKFNIKGIGMAFPGYVNPEKGMVVRAHNLDISNFDVKKVMKKEFNLPAYVDHNTIMMARNLISNNSHKEKDFCIINIGPGIGVGIVNDGKILRGYSNAAGELGHITINSDGRKCNCGKKGCLETESSSKAIVKTYEELSGENLNCEGNCDSSIVYKLAEDGNKKAIKAFERAGYYLGIGIASLVNILNPEKVYIAGGVSYGWKYLKSSVEKSYKENIFYANKDVKLELPSIGEYITALGASTFAFEKYIKEELISRKL